A DNA window from Legionella sp. MW5194 contains the following coding sequences:
- the trxA gene encoding thioredoxin, whose product MSDYIKTVTDASFEQDVLNSNKPVLVDFWAEWCGPCRALTPILEEVAASHGDSVTFAKLNIDENQQMPSKYGVMSIPTLILFKNGQVEAVKMGLLSKSQLSAFVESNV is encoded by the coding sequence ATGAGTGACTATATAAAAACAGTAACGGACGCGAGTTTCGAACAGGATGTACTGAATTCCAATAAACCCGTTCTGGTTGATTTCTGGGCGGAATGGTGCGGTCCTTGTCGTGCATTAACCCCCATCCTCGAAGAGGTGGCCGCCAGTCACGGCGACAGCGTGACGTTTGCCAAATTGAATATCGATGAAAATCAGCAAATGCCGTCCAAATATGGCGTGATGAGTATTCCTACCCTGATTCTGTTTAAAAATGGGCAGGTAGAGGCCGTTAAAATGGGATTGTTGTCTAAATCCCAATTAAGTGCTTTTGTCGAAAGCAATGTGTAA
- a CDS encoding 16S rRNA (uracil(1498)-N(3))-methyltransferase translates to MREVRIYQPGDYLAGQEITLTEEAGQHIGVVLRMQPGEGLTLFSGDNREFKAEITAVHKKRVTVRLKEAERVDRESSLRLHLAQGISKGDRMEWVVQKAVELGVASISPVFTARCAVKLDAARLEKKQAQWQAIAVAACEQCGRNQVPLVHSPVSFHEVLLKRNGFPGFILQPGTLHHYRSYSDLHVQEAMLLIGPEGGLSPSESDEAQQAGFLPLSLGPRILRTETAAITAISVLQAVWGDL, encoded by the coding sequence GTGAGGGAAGTACGCATTTACCAGCCTGGTGATTACCTGGCCGGGCAGGAAATAACGCTGACGGAAGAAGCAGGTCAGCACATTGGCGTGGTGCTGCGCATGCAGCCCGGTGAGGGGCTGACCCTTTTTTCTGGTGATAACCGTGAGTTTAAGGCTGAAATTACGGCTGTTCATAAAAAACGCGTGACCGTGAGGCTTAAGGAGGCCGAACGGGTGGACAGGGAGTCCTCGCTTCGTCTTCACCTGGCGCAGGGCATTTCCAAAGGCGACCGCATGGAATGGGTGGTGCAAAAAGCAGTGGAACTGGGTGTCGCTAGCATCAGCCCTGTGTTCACAGCGCGCTGTGCGGTCAAACTTGATGCGGCGCGCCTGGAGAAGAAGCAGGCACAATGGCAGGCGATAGCCGTGGCCGCCTGTGAGCAATGCGGCCGCAACCAGGTGCCGCTGGTGCATAGTCCTGTGTCGTTTCATGAGGTGTTATTAAAGAGAAACGGTTTTCCCGGCTTTATTCTGCAACCGGGTACGCTGCATCATTACCGAAGCTACAGCGACCTTCACGTGCAGGAAGCGATGCTGTTAATTGGTCCTGAAGGCGGCTTAAGTCCCTCTGAATCAGATGAGGCTCAGCAAGCGGGCTTTCTGCCTTTAAGCCTTGGGCCGCGTATTTTGCGTACGGAGACGGCTGCGATTACGGCCATTAGTGTTTTGCAAGCGGTCTGGGGTGATCTATAA